A portion of the Krasilnikovia cinnamomea genome contains these proteins:
- a CDS encoding PrsW family intramembrane metalloprotease: MTAHAPVQPGGLSPARLVRQPACWIVAALLVAGGLRIAQIGGRFVTAFPLATLTATVLFALLAVPFWLFVTELDFLEREPTVLLVAALAWGGLVATAVSIPAGAALEDIVAKLTSPGFAAGWGSALTGPTVEEIAKTLGVVAIVLIARSQINSVLDGIVYGAMVGLGFQIVEDIVFSLGAVAVAGRTDDVQPVVATFLLRGFLAGVWSHTLFGALAGAGIGYLVVGTDRSRPARLGVALLAVFGAWCAHVLWNAPLFGDGFGNGATGLLAVLVFKGLPPLLLILLLVRRAHDREADFYTAHLARLRDPGLITPGELAVLRSGAQRAAARRHARIRYGRRGSLAVRRLQQAQARLAVELSRAWALASAGGPPIAAGAVVGNEAASQVAAVLRRCAEVRAQRAVLSGLGLREAVAPRTGPDAWVRRAWVLVTVAFAVVVVWAALAALDGG; encoded by the coding sequence GTGACCGCGCACGCTCCGGTGCAGCCCGGTGGCCTGTCGCCGGCCCGGCTCGTCCGGCAGCCGGCCTGCTGGATCGTCGCGGCGCTGCTGGTCGCGGGCGGGCTGCGGATCGCCCAGATCGGCGGGCGGTTCGTCACCGCCTTCCCGCTGGCCACGCTGACCGCGACCGTGCTGTTCGCGCTGCTGGCCGTACCGTTCTGGCTGTTCGTCACGGAGCTGGACTTCCTCGAACGGGAGCCGACCGTGCTGCTGGTGGCGGCGCTGGCGTGGGGCGGGCTGGTGGCCACGGCCGTGTCCATCCCGGCGGGCGCGGCGCTGGAGGACATCGTGGCGAAGTTGACCTCGCCCGGCTTCGCCGCCGGGTGGGGCTCGGCCCTCACCGGGCCGACGGTCGAGGAGATCGCCAAGACCCTCGGCGTGGTCGCCATCGTGCTGATCGCCCGGTCGCAGATCAACAGCGTGCTCGACGGCATCGTGTACGGCGCCATGGTCGGGCTCGGTTTCCAGATCGTCGAGGACATCGTGTTCTCGCTCGGCGCGGTCGCGGTGGCCGGGCGAACCGACGACGTGCAGCCGGTGGTGGCGACGTTCCTGCTGCGCGGGTTCCTGGCCGGCGTCTGGAGCCACACCCTGTTCGGGGCGCTGGCCGGGGCCGGGATCGGCTACCTGGTCGTCGGCACGGACCGGTCCCGCCCGGCGCGGCTCGGGGTGGCCCTGCTCGCGGTGTTCGGGGCCTGGTGCGCGCACGTGCTGTGGAACGCGCCGCTGTTCGGCGACGGCTTCGGCAACGGTGCCACCGGGCTGCTGGCCGTACTCGTGTTCAAGGGTCTGCCGCCCCTGCTGTTGATCCTGTTGCTGGTGCGGCGCGCGCACGACCGGGAGGCCGACTTCTACACCGCCCACCTCGCCCGGCTGCGCGACCCCGGCCTGATCACCCCCGGCGAACTCGCGGTCCTGCGGTCGGGCGCGCAGCGCGCGGCGGCGCGGCGGCACGCGCGGATCCGGTACGGCCGGCGCGGATCGCTGGCCGTGCGCCGGCTGCAGCAGGCCCAGGCCCGGCTCGCGGTCGAGTTGAGCCGCGCGTGGGCGCTCGCCTCGGCCGGCGGCCCGCCGATTGCGGCCGGTGCCGTGGTCGGAAACGAGGCAGCATCGCAGGTCGCCGCGGTGCTGCGGCGGTGTGCCGAGGTCCGCGCGCAGCGGGCCGTGCTGAGCGGACTCGGCCTGCGCGAGGCGGTCGCCCCCCGCACCGGCCCCGACGCCTGGGTCAGGCGCGCATGGGTGCTCGTCACGGTGGCGTTTGCCGTCGTGGTCGTCTGGGCAGCCCTGGCCGCCCTGGACGGCGGCTGA
- a CDS encoding RNA 2'-phosphotransferase: MTTLTRQQVRVSRRVSMLLRHRPEQAGLVLDGNGWTPVAALLAALGIDRAELDAVVAGNDKQRFAIETGPDGVERIRARQGHSRRVPVDLDLPPVAPPATLFHGTPATNLASIRRAGLRPGSRHHVHLSADVPTAVAVGRRRAAEVAVLRVAAADMAAAGYVFHRTDNGVWLTAAVPPGYLAEDHP; this comes from the coding sequence TTGACTACGCTCACCCGCCAGCAGGTGCGCGTGAGCCGGCGCGTCTCGATGCTGCTGCGACACCGCCCCGAACAGGCCGGGCTGGTCCTGGACGGCAACGGCTGGACCCCGGTGGCCGCGCTGCTGGCCGCGCTCGGCATCGACCGGGCGGAACTGGACGCCGTGGTCGCGGGCAACGACAAGCAGCGCTTCGCGATCGAAACCGGGCCCGACGGGGTGGAGCGGATCCGGGCCCGGCAGGGCCACTCCCGCCGGGTCCCCGTCGACCTGGACCTGCCCCCGGTCGCACCGCCGGCCACCCTGTTCCACGGCACCCCGGCGACCAACCTGGCCTCGATCCGGCGCGCCGGGCTGCGGCCGGGCAGCCGGCACCACGTACACCTGTCCGCGGACGTGCCGACCGCGGTGGCCGTGGGCCGGCGCCGCGCCGCCGAGGTCGCCGTGCTGCGCGTGGCCGCGGCCGACATGGCGGCCGCCGGGTACGTCTTCCACCGCACCGACAACGGCGTCTGGCTCACCGCGGCCGTCCCGCCCGGATACCTCGCCGAAGACCACCCGTAG
- a CDS encoding class I SAM-dependent methyltransferase, which produces MDAPPIGDVFGELLRDAYAVRTGIGPRPLAGGRVPRPVIEIIERDDGLINGAPADQYLSEPDDWQPHDHRALRLVRGAVLDIGAGAGRIAIELQRRGTAVTGLDISAGAIEIARRRGLRDTVRCTVDEYARAPARYDTFLLLGNNLALLESRERAPEFLAALAALARPGARIIAQGTDPYGTTDPVHVSYHERNRARGRLGGQLRLRLRYRLLATDWFDYLVCSVAELESLLAGTGWRLISIDDADRPYYLAVMELTN; this is translated from the coding sequence ATGGACGCCCCACCCATCGGTGATGTCTTCGGCGAGTTGCTCCGCGATGCGTACGCGGTGCGGACCGGGATCGGGCCGCGCCCCCTCGCGGGCGGCCGGGTGCCCCGTCCGGTCATCGAGATCATCGAACGCGACGACGGCCTGATCAACGGAGCCCCCGCCGACCAGTACCTCAGCGAACCCGACGACTGGCAGCCGCACGACCACCGCGCCCTGCGCCTGGTCCGCGGTGCCGTGCTCGACATCGGCGCCGGGGCCGGCCGCATCGCCATCGAACTGCAACGCCGCGGCACGGCGGTCACCGGCCTGGACATCTCCGCCGGGGCGATCGAGATCGCGCGGCGGCGGGGACTGCGCGACACCGTGCGCTGCACGGTCGACGAGTACGCCCGCGCCCCCGCCCGGTACGACACGTTCCTGCTGCTCGGCAACAACCTCGCGCTGCTGGAGAGCCGCGAGCGCGCCCCGGAGTTCCTCGCCGCGCTGGCGGCCCTGGCCCGGCCCGGCGCCCGGATCATCGCCCAGGGCACCGACCCGTACGGCACCACCGATCCGGTGCATGTGTCGTACCACGAACGGAATCGGGCGCGTGGGCGGCTCGGTGGTCAGCTGCGCCTGCGGCTGCGCTACCGGCTGCTGGCCACCGACTGGTTCGACTACCTGGTCTGCTCCGTCGCCGAACTGGAGTCGCTGCTGGCGGGCACCGGATGGCGGCTGATATCGATCGACGACGCCGACCGGCCGTACTACCTTGCGGTCATGGAGCTCACCAATTGA
- a CDS encoding PPOX class F420-dependent oxidoreductase, whose amino-acid sequence MATLEQLATEKYVLLTTFRRDGRAVPTPLWVVPDGAGLGFWTVAGSGKLKRIRNSGRVTVAACDMRGNPSGDAVEAQARIGDEADRERVKAGIRKKYGVFGRLTLLFSRIRRGTDGTVAVLVN is encoded by the coding sequence ATGGCGACGCTGGAGCAACTTGCCACGGAAAAGTACGTCCTGCTCACGACGTTCCGCCGGGACGGCAGGGCGGTGCCCACGCCGCTGTGGGTGGTGCCGGACGGCGCCGGGCTGGGCTTCTGGACGGTCGCCGGCTCGGGCAAGCTCAAGCGGATCCGCAACAGCGGCCGGGTGACGGTCGCCGCCTGCGACATGCGCGGCAATCCCAGCGGCGATGCGGTCGAGGCGCAGGCCCGCATCGGCGACGAGGCCGACCGCGAGCGTGTCAAGGCGGGGATCCGCAAGAAGTACGGCGTGTTCGGCCGGCTCACCCTGCTGTTCAGCCGGATCCGCCGGGGCACCGACGGCACGGTCGCCGTCCTGGTGAACTGA
- a CDS encoding BldC family transcriptional regulator translates to MASRTHDPEPLLTPAEVASMFRVDPKTVTRWAKAGKLSAIRTLGGHRRYRESEVRALLQGQIPTQRQGD, encoded by the coding sequence ATGGCATCGCGTACGCACGATCCTGAGCCGCTGTTGACCCCAGCCGAGGTGGCGTCGATGTTCCGCGTCGACCCGAAGACCGTCACCCGGTGGGCGAAGGCCGGCAAGCTCAGCGCAATCCGCACGCTGGGCGGGCACCGTCGCTACCGGGAGTCGGAGGTTCGCGCTTTGCTGCAGGGGCAGATTCCCACGCAGCGACAGGGTGACTGA
- a CDS encoding Glu/Leu/Phe/Val family dehydrogenase, which produces MGVFINDGSDADGHEQVVFCQDRHTGLRAIIGIYSTALGPALGGTRFYPYASEEEALTDVLRLSRGMAYKNALAGLDLGGGKAVIWGDPGQLKSEGLLRAYGRFVESLNGRYYTACDVGTYVADMDVIARETRFVTGRSVEHGGAGDSSILTAWGVFQGMRAAAEHLWGSPTLAGRRVGVAGLGKVGRYLVAHLIDDGASVVATDVNEAALQWARTTYPQIDLVADTDTLITGDIDVYAPCALGGALDDDTVPLLRAKVVTGAANNQLAHPGIEKMLEERGILYTPDYVVNAGGVIQVADEIEGFNFERAKLRATKIFDTTRQILRLADDEGVPPAVAADRLAERRMAEVGRLRTIYLG; this is translated from the coding sequence ATGGGCGTGTTCATCAACGACGGCAGCGACGCCGACGGGCACGAACAGGTCGTCTTCTGCCAGGACCGGCACACCGGCCTGCGGGCGATCATCGGCATCTATTCCACCGCCCTCGGGCCCGCCCTGGGCGGCACCCGCTTCTACCCGTACGCCTCCGAGGAGGAGGCCCTCACCGACGTGCTGCGCCTCTCGCGCGGGATGGCGTACAAGAACGCGCTGGCCGGGCTCGACCTCGGCGGCGGCAAGGCCGTGATCTGGGGCGACCCGGGCCAGCTGAAGAGCGAGGGCCTGCTGCGCGCGTACGGCCGCTTCGTGGAGTCGCTGAACGGCCGCTACTACACCGCCTGCGACGTCGGCACCTACGTCGCGGACATGGATGTCATCGCCCGCGAGACCCGCTTCGTGACCGGCCGCAGCGTCGAGCACGGCGGCGCCGGGGACTCCTCCATCCTCACCGCCTGGGGCGTCTTCCAGGGCATGCGGGCCGCCGCCGAGCACCTGTGGGGCAGCCCCACCCTGGCCGGGCGCCGGGTCGGCGTCGCCGGCCTGGGCAAGGTCGGCCGGTACCTGGTCGCCCACCTGATCGACGACGGCGCGTCGGTCGTCGCCACGGACGTCAACGAGGCCGCGCTGCAGTGGGCGCGCACGACGTACCCGCAGATCGACCTGGTGGCCGACACCGACACCCTGATCACCGGCGACATCGACGTGTACGCCCCGTGCGCCCTCGGCGGCGCCCTGGACGACGACACCGTGCCGCTGCTGCGCGCCAAGGTCGTCACCGGCGCCGCGAACAACCAGCTCGCGCACCCCGGCATCGAGAAGATGCTGGAGGAACGCGGCATCCTCTACACCCCCGACTACGTGGTGAACGCGGGCGGGGTCATTCAGGTGGCGGACGAGATCGAAGGGTTCAACTTCGAGCGCGCCAAGCTGCGCGCAACCAAGATCTTCGACACCACGCGGCAGATTCTGCGGCTGGCCGACGACGAGGGTGTGCCGCCGGCGGTCGCCGCCGACCGGTTGGCCGAGCGACGCATGGCGGAGGTCGGCCGCCTGCGCACCATCTACCTCGGCTGA
- a CDS encoding DUF3073 domain-containing protein, with amino-acid sequence MGRGRAKAKQTKVARELKYHSPNTDLTALQRELAGAGKSDHHFDDDPDEFVDDDEDDADDDQDTWSPSRR; translated from the coding sequence ATGGGGCGCGGCCGTGCTAAGGCCAAGCAGACAAAGGTGGCCCGGGAGTTGAAGTACCACTCCCCGAACACCGACCTCACCGCCTTGCAGCGCGAACTGGCGGGTGCCGGTAAGTCGGATCATCATTTCGACGACGACCCGGACGAGTTCGTCGACGACGATGAGGACGACGCGGACGACGACCAGGACACCTGGTCGCCTTCGCGGCGCTGA
- the amcA gene encoding multiple cyclophane-containing RiPP AmcA — translation MREITSPRPQSDRGETDPVTARVQDTQAGLAALLREAEVARQQRAETGAQEGSAVCAWNHFENIPTFYNWNNRPR, via the coding sequence ATGCGCGAGATCACGAGCCCACGGCCGCAGTCTGACCGCGGGGAGACGGATCCCGTGACGGCGCGGGTGCAGGACACCCAGGCGGGACTTGCCGCACTGCTGCGCGAGGCGGAGGTCGCGCGGCAACAGCGAGCGGAGACCGGTGCGCAGGAGGGTTCCGCGGTCTGCGCGTGGAACCACTTCGAGAACATCCCGACGTTCTACAACTGGAACAACCGCCCCCGCTGA
- the amcB gene encoding cyclophane-forming radical SAM peptide maturase AmcB: protein MRGISAVPTYVVMQPTTLCNLDCSYCYLPFRADDRRMPLAVAEAVAAAVEPWSRTGRFSVVWHGGEPLAAGRDHFAALLAPFGPAVEHHVQTNATLIDDAWCEFFAAHRIRVSVSVDGPRERNGDRVNRGGRPAYDRIVAGVEALRRHGIPFSALCVVARPEPGLAAELYAYFLDLGCDVLGINVEELEGVNTRTNRHPAAAVTGFWAELVDAWRRDPRIHVREIEWSLRYVASVLDGTADDVLPRRLDPIPTVAHDGSVVLLSPELAGFSDPRYGDFTSGNVLTTPLAEILAGALGTPWIREFLDGVEACRSTCPYFGFCGGAHAANRYFEHGRFDGTTTDHCRNSKIRLLEGVLDHARDHEPTAAV, encoded by the coding sequence ATGCGCGGCATCTCGGCCGTGCCCACCTACGTCGTCATGCAGCCCACCACGCTCTGCAACCTCGACTGTTCCTACTGTTATCTCCCGTTCCGCGCCGATGATCGCCGCATGCCACTGGCCGTGGCCGAGGCGGTCGCCGCGGCGGTCGAGCCGTGGTCCCGCACGGGACGGTTCTCGGTCGTGTGGCACGGCGGCGAGCCGCTGGCCGCCGGCCGCGATCACTTCGCCGCGTTGCTGGCGCCGTTCGGCCCGGCGGTGGAGCATCACGTGCAGACCAACGCCACCCTGATCGACGACGCGTGGTGCGAGTTCTTCGCCGCGCACCGGATCCGGGTCAGCGTGAGCGTGGACGGGCCCCGGGAGCGCAACGGCGACCGGGTCAACCGGGGCGGACGGCCCGCGTACGACCGGATCGTGGCGGGCGTCGAGGCGCTGCGCCGGCACGGCATCCCGTTCTCGGCCCTCTGCGTGGTCGCGCGCCCCGAGCCCGGCCTGGCCGCCGAGCTGTACGCGTACTTCCTCGACCTGGGCTGTGACGTGCTCGGCATCAACGTCGAGGAGCTGGAGGGCGTCAACACCCGGACCAACCGCCATCCCGCCGCGGCGGTGACCGGGTTCTGGGCCGAACTCGTCGACGCCTGGCGCCGCGACCCCCGCATCCACGTACGCGAGATCGAATGGTCCCTGCGCTATGTGGCCTCGGTGCTGGACGGCACCGCCGACGACGTGCTGCCCCGCCGCCTGGATCCGATCCCCACCGTCGCCCACGACGGCTCGGTCGTGCTGCTCTCGCCCGAGCTGGCCGGCTTCTCCGACCCCCGGTACGGCGACTTCACCAGCGGCAACGTGCTCACCACGCCGCTGGCGGAGATCCTCGCGGGTGCGCTGGGCACGCCGTGGATCCGGGAGTTCCTCGACGGGGTCGAGGCCTGCCGCAGCACCTGCCCCTACTTCGGGTTCTGCGGTGGCGCCCACGCGGCGAACCGCTACTTCGAGCACGGGCGCTTCGACGGCACGACGACGGACCACTGCCGCAACAGCAAGATTCGCCTACTCGAGGGAGTGCTGGACCATGCGCGAGATCACGAGCCCACGGCCGCAGTCTGA
- the purM gene encoding phosphoribosylformylglycinamidine cyclo-ligase, which produces MTHVSERNSAGADGADRQPWTAGAGRAPRKRTVTYADAGVSIHAGDRAVELLKTKVKKTTRPEVMGDLGGFAGLFRLNAGKYRSPILASSTDGVGTKLVIAQQLDIHDTIGIDLVAMVVDDLVACGAEPLFLLDYIACGEVVPDRVAEIGAGIADGCRYAGCALLGGETAEHPGVMRPDEYDVSATGVGVVEESEILGREKVEVGDAVIAMRSSGLHSNGYSLVRHVLLGAGRMRLDTVVDDFGGQRTLGEELLTPTKIYAKDCLGLIEETDVRAFAHVTGGGIPGNLVRILPDHVDAVVDRATWRPQSIFDLIQAKGRIDDAEMEATFNMGVGMFTIVSAEDADRAMAYLTGRGVEAWQVGEVVEGTGQVQMMGQHTRG; this is translated from the coding sequence GTGACGCACGTGTCCGAGCGCAACAGTGCCGGTGCCGATGGCGCCGACCGCCAGCCCTGGACGGCGGGTGCGGGCCGCGCCCCGCGGAAGCGGACGGTCACGTACGCGGACGCAGGGGTCTCGATCCACGCCGGCGACCGCGCGGTCGAGCTGCTCAAGACCAAGGTCAAGAAGACGACCCGCCCGGAGGTGATGGGCGACCTGGGTGGCTTCGCGGGCCTGTTCCGGCTGAACGCCGGCAAGTACCGCAGCCCCATCCTGGCCTCCTCGACCGATGGCGTCGGCACGAAGCTGGTCATCGCGCAGCAGCTCGACATCCACGACACGATCGGCATCGACCTGGTCGCCATGGTCGTCGACGACCTGGTGGCCTGCGGCGCCGAGCCGCTGTTCCTGCTCGACTACATCGCCTGCGGCGAGGTCGTGCCGGACCGGGTCGCGGAGATCGGCGCCGGCATCGCCGACGGCTGCCGGTACGCGGGCTGCGCCCTGCTGGGCGGCGAGACGGCCGAGCACCCGGGCGTGATGCGCCCGGACGAGTACGACGTCTCCGCCACCGGCGTCGGCGTGGTGGAGGAGAGCGAGATTCTCGGCCGCGAGAAGGTCGAGGTGGGCGACGCGGTGATCGCGATGCGCTCGTCCGGCCTGCACTCCAACGGGTATTCGCTGGTCCGCCACGTGCTGCTGGGCGCGGGCCGGATGCGGCTGGACACCGTGGTGGACGACTTCGGCGGGCAGCGGACCCTCGGCGAGGAGCTGCTGACCCCCACCAAGATCTACGCCAAGGACTGCCTCGGCCTCATCGAGGAGACGGACGTCCGGGCGTTCGCGCACGTCACCGGCGGCGGCATCCCCGGCAACCTGGTCCGGATCCTGCCGGACCACGTCGACGCGGTCGTCGACCGGGCCACCTGGCGCCCGCAGTCGATCTTCGATCTGATCCAGGCCAAGGGGCGGATCGACGACGCGGAGATGGAGGCCACGTTCAACATGGGCGTCGGCATGTTCACGATCGTCTCGGCCGAGGACGCGGACCGGGCGATGGCGTACCTGACCGGCCGTGGCGTCGAAGCGTGGCAGGTCGGCGAGGTTGTCGAGGGCACCGGCCAGGTGCAGATGATGGGCCAGCACACGCGCGGGTGA
- the purF gene encoding amidophosphoribosyltransferase, which yields MPRGDGRLTDDLDPQEHGPRDACGVFGVWAPEEEVAKLTYFGLFALQHRGQEAAGIAVSDGSGVVVYKDLGLVSQVFDEPTLASLRGHLAIGHTRYSTTGGSNWENAQPTIRATTAGTTIALAHNGNLVNTAELAREVAERGLENDRLATSDTALVTTLLAARPDLSVEAAALEVLPRLRGAFSFVFMDESTLYAARDAQGVRPLVLGRMERGWVVASETAALDIVGASFVREVEPGEMIAVDEHGLRSSRFAAPEPKGCLFEYVYLARPDTTIAGRNMYSARVEIGRRLAKEHPVEADLVIPVPESGTPAAIGYAEASGIPYSAGLTKNAYVGRTFIQPSQTIRQLGIRLKLNPLREVVRGKRLVVVDDSIVRGNTQRALVRMLREAGAVEVHVRISSPPVQWPCFYGIDFATRAELIANGLEIDGIRRSIGADSLGYVSLDGLVAATEQPKTRLCMACFDGQYPIELPAGDLIGKHLLEGVGRRAAMPSATPEEATAAVAELEAEYENAEHTDENRGAPLVASPGGGDALNRP from the coding sequence GTGCCCCGAGGCGACGGCCGGTTGACCGACGATCTCGACCCACAGGAGCACGGTCCCCGGGATGCCTGCGGCGTCTTCGGTGTCTGGGCCCCCGAGGAAGAGGTCGCGAAACTCACCTATTTCGGGCTTTTCGCGCTACAGCACCGCGGCCAGGAGGCGGCGGGCATTGCGGTGAGTGACGGCTCCGGGGTCGTGGTGTACAAGGACCTCGGCCTGGTCTCGCAGGTCTTCGACGAGCCCACCCTCGCCAGCCTGCGCGGGCACCTCGCCATCGGGCACACCCGCTACTCCACCACGGGCGGTTCGAACTGGGAGAACGCCCAGCCGACCATCCGCGCCACCACGGCCGGCACGACCATCGCGCTGGCCCACAACGGCAACCTGGTCAACACCGCCGAGCTGGCCCGCGAGGTCGCCGAGCGCGGCCTGGAGAACGACCGCCTGGCCACCTCCGACACCGCGCTGGTCACCACGCTGCTGGCCGCCCGCCCCGACCTGTCGGTCGAGGCCGCGGCCCTGGAGGTGCTGCCGAGGCTGCGCGGCGCGTTCAGCTTCGTCTTCATGGACGAGAGCACCCTGTACGCCGCCCGCGACGCCCAGGGGGTCCGCCCGCTGGTGCTCGGCCGGATGGAGCGGGGCTGGGTGGTCGCCAGCGAGACCGCCGCGCTCGACATCGTGGGCGCCAGCTTCGTCCGCGAGGTCGAGCCGGGCGAGATGATCGCCGTCGACGAGCACGGCCTGCGCTCCAGCCGGTTCGCCGCGCCGGAGCCGAAGGGCTGCCTGTTCGAGTACGTCTACCTGGCCCGCCCGGACACCACGATCGCGGGCCGCAACATGTACTCGGCCCGGGTGGAGATCGGCCGCCGGCTGGCCAAGGAGCACCCGGTCGAGGCCGACCTGGTCATCCCGGTCCCGGAGTCGGGCACCCCGGCCGCGATCGGGTACGCCGAGGCGTCCGGCATCCCGTACAGCGCGGGCCTGACCAAGAACGCGTACGTGGGGCGTACCTTCATCCAGCCGTCGCAGACCATCCGCCAGCTCGGCATCCGGCTCAAGCTGAACCCGCTGCGCGAGGTCGTCCGGGGCAAGCGCCTCGTGGTCGTCGACGACTCGATCGTGCGGGGCAACACCCAGCGCGCCCTGGTCCGGATGCTGCGCGAGGCCGGCGCGGTCGAGGTGCACGTACGCATCTCCTCGCCCCCGGTGCAGTGGCCCTGCTTCTACGGCATCGACTTCGCCACCCGGGCCGAGCTGATCGCCAACGGCCTGGAGATCGACGGCATCCGCCGCTCGATCGGCGCGGACTCTCTCGGCTACGTCTCGCTGGACGGCCTGGTCGCGGCGACCGAGCAACCGAAGACGCGGCTCTGCATGGCCTGCTTCGATGGTCAGTATCCGATCGAGCTCCCGGCCGGGGATCTGATCGGCAAGCACCTGCTCGAGGGCGTCGGACGCCGGGCCGCCATGCCGTCGGCCACACCGGAGGAGGCGACCGCCGCGGTGGCGGAGCTGGAGGCCGAGTATGAGAACGCCGAGCACACCGACGAGAATCGGGGGGCACCCCTCGTCGCCAGTCCGGGCGGCGGGGACGCGCTGAATCGTCCCTGA
- a CDS encoding sterol carrier family protein: MLRDAVRHTLADLARRAPGRSVEVRVPPFGAIQCVEGPRHTRGTPPNVVETDPVTWVLLAVGRLGWADAVAAGRVTASGTRTDLSALLPLVDGD; this comes from the coding sequence ATGCTGCGTGACGCGGTCCGGCACACCCTTGCGGACCTTGCGCGCCGTGCCCCCGGCCGTTCGGTGGAGGTGCGCGTTCCACCGTTCGGTGCGATTCAATGCGTCGAGGGTCCGCGGCATACTCGCGGCACACCGCCCAATGTGGTCGAAACCGATCCGGTGACCTGGGTGCTGCTGGCCGTGGGGCGGCTGGGCTGGGCGGACGCGGTGGCGGCCGGGCGGGTCACCGCCAGCGGGACCCGGACGGACCTGTCGGCCCTCCTGCCGCTGGTCGATGGCGACTGA